Proteins encoded together in one Gemmatimonadota bacterium window:
- the bshA gene encoding N-acetyl-alpha-D-glucosaminyl L-malate synthase BshA — protein MRIAMVCHASHGGSGILATELGTHLAARGCEVHFITNDVPVRLDHFEQNLYFHRVEVDTYPVFAYTPYSLSLASKIMEVIGNHGLDIIHAHYAVPHATSAFLAREMSARPVRTVTTLHGTDITLVGVRPSYYDITKFSMERSDRVTAVSEWLRRKTLESFPMEREIDVIHNLVDTERFRPWAGDPKDRTFSREGDFVVMHASNFRRVKNIPTVLRVFEQLQRRVSSRLVMVGDGPERPAAEELVREMGICDRVHFLGAQENVEELFPLADAFVLPSAHESFGLVALEAMSAGVAVVATATGGTGEVIEHGRNSFLHDPADQDGMVASLTKLAREPEWRREVARAGRETAEKKFGVERIVSRYLEVYEGALS, from the coding sequence GTGAGGATCGCGATGGTCTGTCACGCGAGTCACGGCGGAAGCGGAATCCTCGCCACCGAACTCGGTACGCACCTTGCGGCGCGCGGGTGCGAAGTTCACTTCATCACAAATGATGTGCCGGTCCGGCTGGATCATTTCGAACAGAACCTCTACTTCCATCGCGTCGAAGTGGACACCTACCCCGTCTTTGCGTACACGCCATACTCGCTGAGTCTGGCCTCGAAGATCATGGAGGTGATCGGAAATCACGGACTGGACATCATCCACGCGCACTACGCGGTGCCGCACGCGACCTCCGCGTTTCTCGCGCGGGAGATGTCCGCGCGTCCGGTACGAACCGTGACGACACTGCACGGGACGGACATTACGCTGGTTGGCGTTCGACCCTCCTACTACGACATCACGAAGTTTTCCATGGAGCGGAGCGATCGCGTAACGGCCGTGTCGGAATGGCTGCGGCGCAAGACGCTGGAGAGCTTTCCCATGGAGCGCGAGATCGATGTCATCCACAACCTGGTGGATACGGAACGCTTCCGGCCCTGGGCCGGAGATCCGAAGGACAGGACCTTCTCCCGCGAAGGCGACTTCGTGGTCATGCACGCCTCCAACTTCCGGCGCGTGAAGAATATCCCGACGGTCCTGCGTGTGTTCGAACAACTTCAGCGTCGCGTTTCCTCCAGGCTCGTGATGGTGGGCGACGGGCCCGAGCGCCCGGCGGCGGAGGAACTGGTTCGGGAGATGGGGATCTGTGATCGCGTTCACTTTCTCGGCGCGCAGGAGAATGTGGAGGAGCTGTTCCCGCTCGCGGATGCGTTCGTTCTGCCGAGCGCGCACGAGAGCTTTGGTCTGGTGGCGCTGGAAGCGATGAGCGCGGGGGTCGCCGTCGTCGCGACCGCGACGGGAGGAACCGGCGAAGTGATCGAGCACGGGCGCAACAGCTTCCTCCACGACCCGGCGGACCAGGACGGGATGGTGGCCTCCCTCACGAAACTGGCCCGGGAGCCGGAGTGGCGCAGGGAAGTGGCGCGTGCCGGAAGAGAGACTGCCGAGAAGAAGTTCGGCGTGGAAAGAATCGTATCAAGATACCTGGAAGTCTACGAAGGAGCGTTGTCTTGA